From Paenibacillus sp. V4I7, one genomic window encodes:
- a CDS encoding response regulator transcription factor, whose translation MINRLITEHESCVNVEQTKEPELVFHQFFANYGLTQRESEILSLLVTHGYTNREIAESCYISEKTVKIHLANIMSKIGIGSMRKLLAMLLQQALTLSNRTSESSRITTIGMS comes from the coding sequence ATGATAAATAGGTTGATTACGGAACATGAAAGTTGCGTAAATGTAGAGCAAACCAAGGAACCAGAGCTGGTTTTCCATCAGTTTTTTGCGAATTACGGCCTTACACAGCGTGAATCGGAAATTCTTTCTCTACTTGTAACCCATGGATATACCAACCGTGAGATTGCTGAAAGTTGTTACATCAGTGAGAAAACGGTGAAAATACATCTGGCTAATATTATGAGCAAAATTGGTATAGGCTCGATGCGAAAGCTGCTTGCGATGCTTCTGCAGCAGGCTTTAACACTTTCAAATCGAACGAGTGAATCCAGTAGAATAACGACAATAGGGATGAGCTAA
- a CDS encoding YveK family protein, protein MEINFKEYLLIIKKRLWLIIFCVLVTTILTAWYTSSNYQPIYQASTKLIVNKTFEQDQSGTEQIDYGAIGVNMALINTYKEIIRTPAIMDKVVQRYPDLNVSTDQLISIVNVSNLNETQVMSIVARHFSHERAVRIANAVSDVFQSEIPKIMKVDNITILNRAKVQDNPIPINKKSNQYIILSFVASLAVMVGLTFLLDALDDTLKTDEDIREVFEVSTIGYIPKVKNKELRTKQKNKFRKKAGEPSYAKTI, encoded by the coding sequence ATGGAAATCAATTTTAAAGAATATCTACTGATTATAAAGAAACGCTTGTGGCTCATCATTTTTTGCGTACTGGTGACAACCATTTTAACAGCGTGGTATACCTCATCCAATTATCAGCCTATTTACCAAGCTTCGACCAAGTTGATCGTCAATAAAACCTTTGAACAGGATCAATCAGGCACGGAACAAATCGATTATGGGGCGATCGGTGTGAATATGGCCCTCATTAATACCTATAAAGAAATCATCAGGACCCCAGCTATTATGGATAAAGTCGTTCAACGATACCCCGATTTAAATGTATCCACAGACCAACTAATTTCAATCGTCAATGTTTCCAATCTCAATGAAACACAAGTCATGTCGATCGTTGCACGGCATTTTTCCCATGAAAGAGCAGTGAGAATCGCGAACGCCGTTTCGGATGTCTTTCAATCCGAAATCCCCAAGATTATGAAAGTTGATAATATAACCATTTTAAATAGAGCCAAAGTACAGGACAATCCCATACCCATTAATAAAAAATCTAATCAATACATCATTTTAAGCTTTGTAGCCTCCCTAGCAGTAATGGTCGGTCTTACCTTCCTGCTAGATGCATTAGACGATACGTTAAAAACAGATGAAGATATTCGCGAGGTATTTGAAGTATCGACAATAGGGTACATACCTAAAGTGAAAAACAAAGAATTGCGAACCAAGCAAAAAAATAAATTTAGAAAAAAAGCAGGGGAACCGTCATATGCCAAAACCATCTAA
- a CDS encoding CpsD/CapB family tyrosine-protein kinase, translating to MPKPSNNSTIMMQVHPDSSTSEAYRSLRFNIECSVFGREAKTITITSSGRGEGKTTTAVNLAVAYAQIGKKVILLDADLRNPSIHLAFGEDNGIGLTNYLVHQNALDGIIRETIIENLSILTTGPVQQNPSSLLASKSMDDLLVELRAKYDMVIVDTTSVLTLTDAKIMASKCDGVLLIVEYGKVKRGAAKKVKEELMLAKAKLIGVVMNEIKDHHAATYL from the coding sequence ATGCCAAAACCATCTAATAATTCTACAATTATGATGCAAGTTCATCCGGATTCCTCCACCTCCGAAGCTTATCGTTCTTTAAGATTTAATATTGAATGCTCCGTCTTCGGACGTGAGGCGAAGACGATTACGATTACTTCATCTGGGCGAGGTGAAGGGAAAACGACGACAGCCGTTAATTTGGCAGTGGCTTATGCTCAGATCGGAAAAAAAGTGATTCTGCTTGATGCGGATTTGCGTAATCCTTCTATCCATCTTGCATTTGGTGAAGATAATGGCATTGGATTGACGAATTATTTGGTACATCAGAACGCATTGGATGGGATCATACGAGAAACAATCATTGAAAATCTGTCTATTTTGACCACAGGACCTGTGCAACAGAATCCGTCCAGTTTATTGGCATCGAAATCTATGGATGACCTCTTGGTAGAACTAAGAGCGAAATACGACATGGTTATTGTGGATACAACATCGGTCTTAACATTAACTGACGCCAAAATAATGGCGAGTAAATGCGATGGGGTGCTTCTCATTGTGGAATATGGCAAGGTGAAGCGTGGCGCAGCCAAGAAGGTGAAAGAGGAGCTAATGCTCGCGAAAGCCAAGTTGATTGGGGTGGTTATGAACGAAATAAAAGACCATCATGCGGCAACTTATCTGTAA